A window of Macrotis lagotis isolate mMagLag1 chromosome 1, bilby.v1.9.chrom.fasta, whole genome shotgun sequence genomic DNA:
aagggagagaatttggaactgaaaatggaaataaaatggaaCTTTCACACATTTGAAAACTAAAGGAAATCTCTGCTCCTAACTTTTTCCTTCTTGCTTTACTGTTAGTGATGTTTCTGTGACATCAACTCCAGTTTATTGTGTCTAGATCTTGCTTATCCACCTGGACTGTCTGGTGCCCCCCCACTGGACAGTCACTGGGTAGGGATGGTCTCTATCATCTTTCTTTACAGCCCCAGAGCTTGGCTAAGGGCCTGGTACCCTGTAGTGAGGGTCTTAGCATAGGGCAGGGGTTTTGATCTCTGGTTCATTTAACACAGGAAGAGGTCAAGGCCCAGAGAAGGGCAGGGACTGGCACAAATCTCAAGTTGGGCTCTTCAGccaccccaccaaaaaaacaGCCCCCCCATGGATGCAGGGGAAACCACAAAGAGGAAGGGGTCACCCACTCTCTCCATTGGGGGCAGGAGATTGGGGAACTTGGAATGGGAAGAGTCTAGACCCCACCCTGTGCTGAGGACTCCCTACTAAGAGGGTTATTTGTCTACTCTGTCACCAGCCCTGGAGGGCACAATGGTCCCCACACTCTCTGCCCAGCTCTGCCTTGGTAAGTCCTAGGAAGAGGGGGCCTTCAAAAGGGGGACCAAGTAGCAGGAACCTGAGAATCACTGCACCCACCTCTCCTCCCCATTCTACAGATCAGGAAAGGGAGGCACCATGAGAAGGGGCACAAGCAGGACAGTGGTCCAGGGCCCCTGGTATCTGGCTGTCTCCTCTGCTTCCAGTCCCAGCCTGGGGTCTGGGGTCTCATTCCCTTGTACCTCAAGTTTGGAGACAAGGATGTGGGTTCTGGGGCAGGAAGCTGAATCTAACCCAGAGCCTCCCCTACAGGGCTGTGTCTGTGCTGGAGCATCTGGGCACAAGAGGGTGAGTCCTGTCCCTAAATGCCCCCTGCCCCCCTGCCTGTTCAGAACTGGGAGCTATCCCCAGGGCAGCCAGAGGGAAAGGGAGATAGGGAGGGGGTCCAGGGGATGATTCTGGGAGGGGACCTGGGGATGAGCTTTGAGGAGGGCACAAGGGTGAAGGGAACCCTCTGGTCTCTGCTTCTCTTTCAGGTCCATTGCCCAGACCCTCCCTCAGGGTTGAGCCAGGCTTGATGATCCCCTGGGGGAAGCCGGTGACCCTCTGGTGTGAAGGGCCCCCGGGGGCTGATCTGTACCATCTGTGGAAGGAAGGAGGTCTTCAGAACAGGGAGATATATGTAGATGATAGGGAGGCCCAGATCCTCATCTCTTACGTGAAAGCAAAGACTGCTGGGAGATACCTATGTCAATACAAGAAACAATCTTTGTGGTCAGAGGCCAGTGACCCCCTGGAACTGATAGTAACACGTGAGAGAAGAACCCCCCCAGCCCCAGCCTCTGGCCCAGCCAGGGCTGGCTCTGGGCCCCCACATCCCCAACCCCTGCCAGCCCCAAGCtcccttgaagtcaggagaggGAGAAGAACATGAAGCAGCTGCTGCTCATCCTCTGCCAGCTCCATCCTGGGCACGGGGAGGGGAGGGCTGTGCCTGTTCTCATTCCAggctctcctcctcccccaggTCTCCATGATCCCCCCTCCCTCTCAGCCTTGCCCAGCTCCCAGGTGGCCTCAGGACAGCGGGTGACCCTCCAGTGTCATTCACAGCTGAAGTGTGACAGGTCTGCTCTGTACAAGGATGGAGGAGAGATTACCTACAAGGGGGCCCAGGACAATGGCCAGGGGTCTCAGACCAACTTCTCCATCCCGGCTGTGACCCCTGCCCATGGAGGCACTTATCGATGCTACAGCTTTCATAGTGACAACCCTTATGTGTGGTCAGCCTCCAGTGAACCCCTGGTGCTCAGGGTCACAGGTGAGAGAGCCCCAGCCCTCCACACCCCTCCAAGCAGCTTAAGCTCCTCACTAGGTCTGCTCAGGGTCTTGCCCCAGaggaccctggggccaagagggctGGGGGGACAGGAGGGTccaagggagggggaggggagtcaGGGAAGTGGGCCATTCTCAGAGAATGGGGCCTCCCTTCCCTGGCCCCTCTAGACACCCCCACCATCTGAGATTATTGAGTTATGTTCATCACCTATGTAGACCCTGGGTCTTCTAGCTCCCAGGAAAAGGGTTGAGGAAGTGGGAGGGTTTGCTGAGAGGAGCAGAGCAGGGCTGAGGTTGTAGccaggggaggaggggggaataTCACCCaacccctcccccttctcctctcccaGGTCCAGACACCTCAAGTCCTTTACCTCCCCCAAAGCCCTGGGGATCCCAAGCTCTGATATCATCCCCATTCAGTGAGCAATCAGTGACCCTCGGCAcagtagtgggggggggggtctctctTCCCTATTACTCTCTATCTCCTACTTAGACCATGGCAGAGTCTCCCATTTCTCACAGAAAACCAAGATTTGAGGAGACCTGGAGGGAAGGGGCAGGGGAACCTCCAGATTGGGGAAGTAGGAAGAATGTGGTTGGTCAGGGAGGGAGTGGAGCAGAGAAGGGCAGGATAGGTCCCATCCCTCTTCTCACCCCTTCCCTAGTAGTCCCTGTGGCTTACCACCCTTCACCTAATCAGTCATAGCTCCAACTAGGGAGGAGGACACTCTCTTTCTTCCATCCCTGACTTCCCCAGTGATAAGATAGGGGGCCTCTCAGGTGTCCCTCATCCCAATTCCTCTAAGTAGAAAGCACCAATGTGACTTCCTCCCCCTTCCACCATCGTCTGCCCAACACCTCCTCTGGTTCAGCAAAACCTCAGGGTAAAAGAATAGCAAGAAAAAGGGGGCCTGAGGATTCAGAGgatccctccctcccaccccagccATTCCCTGCTTCTCCTATGTCTCCTCCCATGAGACTCAAGCCTCCTTAAGGACAGGCTGTGTCCCTTCCTTCAAACTGGGGGCTCCCTGAGGGCAGGTTGTGCCCCTTCCTCTCATTTTAGGGAATAGGAGGACTGATGGGCAGGTCCAGGCCTATACCCAAAAGCAGACAGAGATGCTGAGGGTCAGCCTTGGAGTGAGGCCTGGGACCTTTGTCACAGATAGTGAAGGCCTCCCTGGTGATTCTGAGCATGGGGGTGCTGTTTCTCTGGGGTGATTTCATCAGAGCCAGGCTGCAAAGGTGGGCAGTGAGCTCAGAGAAGATGTGGAAAACTTGAGGGTCTGGGGGGAGCAGGAGCCCAGAGGCCTTCCAGCCCCTCAAGTCTCTGACTCCCCATCCACACAGCTAGTCTCCTAGGTTGGGCTCAGGGAGGGGGAGCCAAGGGTCTGAGCAGGTACTCACTGTGGAGGGTGGGGTCCTGGATGGAGGCCCCTCTGTCAGTGACAATCCCCTATCCCCCAGATGCTGCTCCCCAGGATTACACTGTGGGCAACGTGGTCCGCCTCCTCCTGGCCGGGTTGGTCCTCATCCTCCTGGGAATCCTGCTCATCAATGCTCGCACAGCCTCAGGGGATACTGAGAAGCTGACTAGGCGGCCCCGGCCTCAGCGTCCTGGTCATGCCCAACCACGAGAAGAAGGGATGACTGAATGACAGAATGAACAAATGAGtaagtgagtgaatgaatgaatgtatgagaGAATCCAGTTATTACAGATGTAAGAGTGGAGACTACCTTCTGGTTACTGTCTTGAGCACAAAGATGCAAATATTCCGAGgacaagaaagacagagacatagagatgagagagagagagagcagccaAGGGTCTGGGGACTCTAGGAGCTGACCCTCTAGCAGGAGAGACCATCCCTGTGAGGCTGAGCTCCAGGGAAGAGAGCTTCACTCTTCATGGAAGGGGCAGAGGGGCTGAGAGGTGGAAGTAGGTGCTGGGGGCCTGTGGATGCTCCAGTGAATTCATCCAGCCATAGTAgttcttttctccttcattctagaagaccatgacatcagagaggtgataccatgacaagcaagagaattgaatttgagtagtGAGGACTTTGCTAAgttgtcagcctcagtttctcctccagactcatcAGGGTCCAGTGACTTGATGTGGATCAAAACATCTGCAGATGGCCCAGGATACATTGGGTGACATTGATCTGTGAAAGCACAGTCTTTCCCATGTTCCATGGATTGAGGCAAAGCCCATTCAGTCACTAAGGTGAGGGAGGAGAAAGACAAGGCCAAGATCTAAGGATGACCATGTCCACTGACACGACCTCAGCCTTTCCCAATGAGGATTCAGATCTGAAACACAAGGATTTGTTCAGCaataaggcaaaagaaaaaaaaatgatgtaggTCTTACAGAGTAAGGTAAAGGATAATTCCAAAACCTTGACAAGCCACACAGAAACCGAAATCACTCTCTCCCAGGTGCTCACAATATCTCTGGGCAActgatagagaaactgagaaaccTGGCAAGGAGAACATGAGGGAGGAAGCCCCCAGGCTCAGGATGTCCAACCCTGGAACCTTGGCAGCTTTAGGGACCTCTTCCTGTCTCAGGAACTGCACAAACTGCCCATGAGCAACAACCCTTCTGGGTTGGACTGATGTTCACCTCCCAAAATTGCTTTGCTCTCCCATAGGTCCCCTCAATGACCCCTACTTTCTCACATACTACTGCCAGTCTCTCCCTATCTCCTTCTTCATTACCTACACACACCTGTGCTCTCCCACCCTTTCCTGTTTTAGCTCCTGGAGGAGGGGGGGGGGCTGCAGGAGGTATCTCCACTTTCTTTCACACTTTCTGTTTTTGTGGTAAATTTTTGATCTATCTCTTAAGGTtacaatgaaatgaatgaaaggaaaacagATTAGGGAATGTGAATGCAACAGAATATTACTACAATGTAAAAAAGAATGGATGTTACATTAGATTGTTTTCTGAggggggatgggagggaagggagggagggagaaaatgtaaatctcaacattttattaaaaaaaatgaatgttgcaaacaGCCATTGCatatagctggaaaaataaataattttttaaaaaattaaaaatggaatgaatatCAAGACTTGAAAGATCTGggagacttagatgaactgatgcaaaatgaagtaagaagaATCAGGAATACAATATCTAGGCAAaggttcttaaccatttttatttttaattttgatctgTCCTTGATTCTTTGAGCTCTCCTCTTTCATCTTAAGTCCCTACCATCTGGCTTCCAGCCTCATCATTGCATCACCCCAGCTCTCTCCattttcttaatcctcattctTGGTCTTGGAAATCAGAACATTTGATGATGTCTGTCATCCTCTGCTCTTTGGGTTTTCTGGACACTTTCCCTGGGTCTCCTCCTGCCTATCTGACTATTCCTCTATCTCCTCTCCCCAGTTGTGAGACAGCTCTTGTTCTGggtccctttctcttctccctctttgctACTTTGATGGTGACCCCATCAGCCCCAttcattcaattatcatctctgtgctGATGGTTCTCAGGCTTCCTgaaagttccagctaaaatccaaCCTCtgggatgatttcaggaaaatctgagaaGACTCAGAGGAgcagaaaatggggaaaaatttctaaaataatattgtgCTGTTCATCAGCTGTGAAAGCTTTAGCTGCTCTGATCAATAAATGATCCaccacagggcagctaggtggcgcagtggatagagcaccggccctggagttaagagtccttgagttcaaatccagcctcagacacttaataattacctagccgtgtggccttgggcaagccactcaatcccattgccttgaaaaattttaaaataaaaaaaaaattaaatgatccaCCACAAACACAAAAGACTCATGGGGAAAAAATCTCCTCCTCCAAAGAGAGAACTGGGGGACTATGAGTGGAGATTGAAGcagacttttt
This region includes:
- the LOC141509843 gene encoding platelet glycoprotein VI-like — translated: MVPTLSAQLCLGLCLCWSIWAQEGPLPRPSLRVEPGLMIPWGKPVTLWCEGPPGADLYHLWKEGGLQNREIYVDDREAQILISYVKAKTAGRYLCQYKKQSLWSEASDPLELIVTRLHDPPSLSALPSSQVASGQRVTLQCHSQLKCDRSALYKDGGEITYKGAQDNGQGSQTNFSIPAVTPAHGGTYRCYSFHSDNPYVWSASSEPLVLRVTDAAPQDYTVGNVVRLLLAGLVLILLGILLINARTASGDTEKLTRRPRPQRPGHAQPREEGMTE